GATGGTGCGTAATGGATGCTTGAATTACTTGAAGCATCTTTCGATTGTTGAGAAACATCAGATTGAATATCTTGCATCTGTTGATGGAGAAGAACGGCTCTACTATTCCGATTTCGCATTAGATGCCGAACATAAACTGCTGTATGACGAGCTGCAGGAACAGATCAACATTGTCATTGGGCAATTGCCTGAACGCTCCCGCGAGATATTCCTGATGAGCCGTTTCAAAGGACTGAAGAATCGTGAAATAGCAGACAAACTTCAAATATCGACCACGGCAGTTGAAAAACACATTGCCAAAGCATTGCAGTGCTTCTCTAAACACTTCAAAGACAAGTATCCGGTAGATATTTATATTATAATTATTGCCTGGGTTATTATGAATAATAAATAA
The Bacteroides luhongzhouii DNA segment above includes these coding regions:
- a CDS encoding RNA polymerase sigma-70 factor, which gives rise to MIEFSDEKFLLDEIKKGNNQAFEYLFKTYYPRLRGYAIRFVEDEETARDIIQECFLRFWEKRALLSAVSVTSLLFAMVRNGCLNYLKHLSIVEKHQIEYLASVDGEERLYYSDFALDAEHKLLYDELQEQINIVIGQLPERSREIFLMSRFKGLKNREIADKLQISTTAVEKHIAKALQCFSKHFKDKYPVDIYIIIIAWVIMNNK